The following coding sequences lie in one Vibrio casei genomic window:
- a CDS encoding YifB family Mg chelatase-like AAA ATPase produces the protein MELAIIHSRACVGVEAPEVTVEVHISNGMPGFSLVGLPETTVKESKDRVRSAILNSNFEFPAKRITVNLAPADLPKEGGRFDLPIALGILAASQQIAINKLEHYEFVGELALSGELRRVKGVLPAALACKKQQRCLVVPNDNGDQAALVGEGLHKSAATLLEVCADLCGQQNLSLFIAPHQPEVKTNERDLQDIIGQQQGKRALEIAAAGSHNLLFLGPPGTGKTMLASRLCDLLPEMENDEALESASVASLTELDINHHNWKTRPFRAPHHSSSMAALVGGGSIPRPGEISLAHNGLLFLDEMPEFDRKVLDSLREPLESGEIIISRAAGKTRFPARFQLVGALNPSPTGHYEGSQSRTNPQLILRYLSRLSGPLLDRFDMSIEIPALPKGMLSQGGERGEPTEVVKARVWQARQVMLKRSGKVNALLGSREIEHYCQLEKQDAEFLEHALHQLGLSVRAYHRILKVARTIADLSGCENIQKPHLAEALGYRNMDRLLKQLTAQAV, from the coding sequence ATGGAATTGGCAATCATACATAGCCGAGCGTGTGTTGGGGTGGAAGCTCCTGAAGTGACCGTTGAAGTGCATATTAGTAACGGCATGCCGGGGTTCTCTTTGGTGGGTTTACCAGAGACGACGGTCAAAGAATCTAAAGATCGCGTTCGCAGCGCCATTTTAAATTCTAATTTTGAATTTCCGGCTAAACGCATCACTGTCAATTTGGCGCCTGCTGATTTACCCAAAGAAGGGGGGCGTTTTGACTTACCAATAGCATTAGGGATTTTGGCTGCTTCTCAGCAAATTGCGATCAATAAGTTAGAGCATTATGAGTTTGTTGGGGAGCTTGCATTATCGGGAGAATTGCGCCGTGTGAAAGGCGTATTGCCTGCCGCATTGGCGTGTAAAAAGCAGCAACGATGCTTGGTGGTGCCGAATGATAATGGCGATCAAGCGGCGTTGGTTGGGGAAGGGTTACATAAATCAGCCGCGACGTTATTGGAAGTTTGTGCGGATTTATGTGGTCAACAAAACCTAAGCCTTTTTATTGCTCCCCACCAACCAGAAGTGAAAACCAACGAACGAGATCTTCAAGATATCATTGGGCAGCAACAAGGCAAGCGTGCGCTTGAAATCGCCGCCGCAGGTTCGCATAATTTACTGTTTCTCGGGCCTCCCGGTACTGGTAAAACAATGTTGGCGTCTCGGTTGTGCGATTTACTCCCCGAGATGGAAAATGATGAAGCATTAGAAAGCGCATCGGTAGCCTCACTGACAGAGTTAGATATTAATCATCATAATTGGAAAACCCGGCCTTTTCGTGCACCACATCACTCCAGTTCAATGGCGGCATTGGTAGGGGGTGGTTCGATCCCAAGGCCGGGAGAGATATCATTGGCTCATAATGGATTGTTGTTTTTAGATGAGATGCCAGAATTTGATCGAAAAGTACTCGACTCTTTACGTGAGCCATTAGAGTCTGGTGAAATCATTATCTCGCGCGCTGCAGGTAAAACTCGTTTTCCGGCACGTTTTCAATTGGTGGGCGCGTTAAATCCTAGCCCAACGGGGCATTATGAAGGGTCTCAGTCTCGTACCAATCCTCAACTGATCTTACGGTATTTAAGCCGTTTATCTGGCCCGTTATTAGATCGATTTGATATGTCGATAGAAATTCCCGCGTTACCTAAAGGGATGCTATCTCAAGGTGGAGAGCGAGGTGAGCCGACTGAGGTGGTTAAAGCGCGTGTATGGCAAGCCAGACAAGTAATGTTAAAACGCAGCGGTAAGGTGAATGCATTATTGGGGAGCAGAGAAATTGAACATTACTGTCAACTAGAAAAGCAAGATGCGGAGTTTTTAGAGCATGCCTTGCATCAGCTTGGATTGTCAGTGAGAGCGTATCACCGTATTTTAAAAGTAGCGCGTACTATTGCCGATTTATCTGGTTGTGAAAACATCCAAAAACCCCACTTAGCGGAAGCATTAGGTTATCGAAATATGGATCGTTTATTGAAGCAACTTACCGCACAAGCGGTGTGA